The Cyclobacterium amurskyense genome contains the following window.
AAATAATTTTTGATTTATCATTTGGTCTGTATTTGGATAGCAATTAGGCATCTTTTAAGTAGCTTAAGAAAACAGAACCCCCTGTACTACATTCTGGGGTGGTTTGTCGGGTTCGATAAATGGACTATCAAGCCATTTTTGCAGTTCGATTTTAACAAAAATATTGAGCCGGATAAAGGCGACCAGATTGGATAGGTGCCACCCGAATTTTGCTGTTGCCTTCATGACTTTGAGTAGAAGGATGGTGATCAATGCCGTCCATATCTGGATCATTACCGCATTTTTGGAGGTCCCGATAAAGGTTTTGATATGCAATAGTTGTTTAATGTCCCGAAAAAACACTTCAATTTCCCATCTTGATTTGTAGAGGTCCCCAATGGTCTGCGCTGCCCAAGCAAAGTTATTGGTAATCAGTTCTATGGTCTGCCCGTTTTCCTCATCCCACACAGCCACTCTTCTAAGCCTTCCAAAATATTTGGCTTTGGACTGTGGGTTGGTCAGTTCGATTTCTTCGTCTTTGAGCACATGCTGGGCGGTTGTTGTGGGAAGTTCCCGTTCTTTGATGGAACTGAAAGCAAGGTTGCCTTTGTGTCTGATCACGAAGAACACCCCCTTGCTGTCCCAGACGTTGAGCATAGGGAAGTCATTGTAATACCGGTCTGCGACGATCACCGACCCTTTTTCCAGGGGGATGTTGTAAGCTCCCTTATTGTCACCGACACTCCCTTCGGTAATATTCACGTAAACAGGGAGTTTACCGTCATATTCCAGCAGCGTATGCATCTTTACAGCTCCCTTTTTGGTACGGAAAGTAGCCCAATCAAACACCGAAAGGCAAAGGCTAATCACTGTGGCGTCCAGCAAATAAACAGGAACCTTGATCCTGAGTTTGGACCTCTTGACAGATGCCTGCTGTCCTAAACTTCCCAACAGTGAATAGTAAAGGTCCCTGAAAAGATCCGAATCCCTTCGTTTGTTTTGATAGCTGATACTTGATTTGGATGGAGCTTTGGTAATGCCAAGATGGTTAAGGTTCCCAGTGGCAGACCGAAGCCCATTGGAAATATCCCTTACCGATGTGCTTTTGGCAAAATGGCAGAACAACATCGAAACCAGATGCGTCCAGCTGTCAAATCCCTTGCAACCCTTATCTGTTTGCTTTTCTTTTACCAATTTCTTGAAAATTGAACGGTCAATCTTTTTAATAATCTGTGAAAACAATGTAATATTACACATGAGAGGTTCTTGTTTTTTGGTGCAAACCCAAAATAACTATTTTGGGCAAAAAATGGGACCTCTCATTTTTTATTTAGGACGCTATTGAAGATATTGATATTTACCTGCTCAAACTACATAGATTGGCATAGTTTATGGACATCTATTGACCAATAACATTGAATTTTAATTTAAAGTAAAAATTGGATATTATGAGCACTAAATCAGAAAAAAGAGTTTTTAAGAAACTAGGATACAATAAGGATGAATCCGAGAAAATAGTGGCTTCATTGAATCAACTTTTAGCCAATTATCATGTACACTATCAAAAATTAAGAAATTTTCACTGGAATGTAACTGGAGGTGATTTCTTTGATCTTCACGAGAAATTTGAAGAATTATACACAGAATCATTTGCAAACATTGACCTTATCGCGGAGCGTATAAGGGTGTTTGGAATGACACCATACAGTTTAATGAAAGACTATCTTCAAAAGGCTGATATCAAAGAAGTTGGGACAGACCTAAGTTCAAGAGAAATGGTCAATGAGGTACTCAATGATTTCCAGATTTTAGTAGATAACATGAACGATTGTGCGATAAAAGTTGCCGACTTGGGTGACAGTGCCACTGAGGACATGTTGATTGCCTTTATAAAAAGTGTAGAACTTCATCACTGGATGCTGACCTCCTTTATGAAAGAATAAAAAAAAATCCCCGAATTAATCGGGGATTTTTTTTGCCTATTTTTTTATTAATTTCAAAACATGGATTGTACAGCCATCTTGGATCAATCAGGGACATCTTTATAGAATACCGGAAAGGTCTTTTGACCTATTTTGATCAATTCGGTTTTAATAGAACCTTACCTCACAATTGGGTAATTCAGCTTGAAATTTCTCAACATTTCTAGTGCTCAACCTGGTATTAAAACAAACCAGCTTTTCTAAATTCAAGAGATGAGTTATTTGCTTAAGGCTTTTAACACTTG
Protein-coding sequences here:
- a CDS encoding IS4 family transposase, whose amino-acid sequence is MCNITLFSQIIKKIDRSIFKKLVKEKQTDKGCKGFDSWTHLVSMLFCHFAKSTSVRDISNGLRSATGNLNHLGITKAPSKSSISYQNKRRDSDLFRDLYYSLLGSLGQQASVKRSKLRIKVPVYLLDATVISLCLSVFDWATFRTKKGAVKMHTLLEYDGKLPVYVNITEGSVGDNKGAYNIPLEKGSVIVADRYYNDFPMLNVWDSKGVFFVIRHKGNLAFSSIKERELPTTTAQHVLKDEEIELTNPQSKAKYFGRLRRVAVWDEENGQTIELITNNFAWAAQTIGDLYKSRWEIEVFFRDIKQLLHIKTFIGTSKNAVMIQIWTALITILLLKVMKATAKFGWHLSNLVAFIRLNIFVKIELQKWLDSPFIEPDKPPQNVVQGVLFS
- a CDS encoding Dps family protein; this translates as MSTKSEKRVFKKLGYNKDESEKIVASLNQLLANYHVHYQKLRNFHWNVTGGDFFDLHEKFEELYTESFANIDLIAERIRVFGMTPYSLMKDYLQKADIKEVGTDLSSREMVNEVLNDFQILVDNMNDCAIKVADLGDSATEDMLIAFIKSVELHHWMLTSFMKE